A stretch of Bifidobacterium sp. ESL0704 DNA encodes these proteins:
- a CDS encoding MFS transporter, translated as MAVKALIPLLITFILGTLCLQGFNLVFTQVGKDVGAPAQASLITALPSIVLGIVCFIYGSLGDFVSLKKLVVVGITLLLAGSIFGFVANFFFTANIWTVIVARIIQTAGEQVAGSVYLVVATKYLKNSLKVVFFGIFTAGYQVSAAIGVFAAGFLTSIHWQYLFLIPVVTVIFLPLLLHNLPNKSGTGEKVDALGFAIFGLATAFLTLFFSYTAWWMLLVSLVLYVIFAVYIHKASNPFITPAFFHNKRWIMAISLILLFYLPNYSFSPVFNAIGSEIYHLGTQTVSLYIVWAFIVAAIFGTCSGWIVDKIGRKAGIICAALLQLAGLIIAAFCVMSGPVALACAGCLYYAGVGLLYSPVVDTALGTLSKDESGRGVGMNDLAMNVSGSVGIAIIGGLMSSKSMTGFSLAGFTGSAANYGNLFLVASIATIVGLVVYLICNKKIYADA; from the coding sequence ATGGCAGTCAAGGCGCTGATCCCGCTGCTGATCACCTTTATTTTGGGTACGCTGTGCCTGCAGGGCTTCAACCTGGTCTTCACCCAGGTCGGCAAGGACGTCGGCGCACCGGCCCAGGCGTCGCTGATCACCGCTCTGCCCAGCATCGTGCTCGGCATCGTCTGCTTCATCTACGGATCCCTCGGCGACTTTGTCTCTCTGAAGAAGCTGGTCGTGGTGGGCATCACCCTGCTGCTGGCCGGCTCGATCTTCGGCTTCGTGGCCAACTTCTTCTTCACGGCGAACATCTGGACCGTCATCGTGGCACGTATCATCCAGACCGCCGGCGAGCAGGTGGCGGGCTCCGTCTACCTGGTCGTGGCGACCAAGTATCTGAAGAACTCGTTGAAGGTCGTCTTCTTCGGCATCTTCACCGCAGGCTATCAGGTCTCGGCGGCCATCGGCGTCTTCGCCGCCGGCTTCCTGACCTCGATCCATTGGCAGTATCTCTTCCTGATCCCCGTGGTCACCGTGATCTTCCTGCCGCTGCTGCTGCACAACCTGCCGAACAAGTCCGGCACGGGTGAAAAGGTCGACGCGCTCGGCTTCGCCATCTTCGGCCTCGCCACCGCGTTCCTGACCCTCTTCTTCTCCTACACCGCTTGGTGGATGCTACTGGTTTCTCTCGTGCTCTACGTGATCTTCGCGGTTTACATCCACAAGGCGAGCAACCCGTTCATCACCCCGGCGTTCTTCCACAACAAGCGCTGGATCATGGCCATCAGCCTCATCCTTCTCTTCTACCTGCCGAATTACTCCTTCTCCCCGGTGTTCAACGCCATCGGCTCCGAGATCTATCACCTCGGCACGCAGACCGTGTCGCTTTACATCGTCTGGGCCTTCATCGTGGCCGCCATCTTCGGCACCTGCTCCGGCTGGATCGTCGACAAGATCGGCAGGAAGGCCGGCATCATCTGCGCCGCCCTTCTGCAGCTCGCAGGTCTGATCATCGCCGCGTTCTGCGTCATGTCGGGCCCTGTGGCGCTGGCTTGCGCCGGATGCCTCTACTACGCAGGCGTCGGACTGCTGTACTCCCCGGTGGTCGACACCGCTCTGGGCACGCTTTCCAAGGACGAGTCCGGCCGTGGCGTGGGCATGAACGATCTGGCCATGAACGTCTCCGGCTCCGTCGGCATCGCCATCATCGGCGGCCTGATGAGCTCCAAGTCCATGACCGGCTTCAGCCTCGCCGGCTTCACCGGTTCCGCCGCGAACTATGGAAACCTCTTCCTCGTGGCTTCCATCGCGACCATCGTCGGCTTGGTGGTTTACCTCATCTGCAACAAGAAAATCTATGCGGATGCGTGA
- a CDS encoding phosphomevalonate kinase — protein sequence MSGRRAQEPGSSVATAPGKLYIAGEYAVVEHGHPAILIAVNRLLTARITEHDTSAAQLQPFGVDPVGRIHSAGHPEASVTWRRRAGRAVPDVEQPGAAFVLSVIHAVEELAQQQGKDLKIYDVNIESELDDASGRKYGLGSSAAVTVAMMKALTAFYGLELEPMQQYKLAFVSASRAQKVGSGGDLAASLFGGCIRFTAVDRQWVTNRLQDTALGDLINMPWPGLSIARLRAFEPGSNLHLMIGWTGNPASTPSLVGHVQQQSAAEHERLYQDFLNGSDACVDALAKALVADDEQAVIAHVRQARKLLQNLSSFTGVTIETPALRALVEVAENHGAAAKSSGAGGGDCGIAIAGPSADRAAVTRGWQEQSIVPLDLSVQAPRIQLADWMGGAGDFVPGEGAGGVGAYRNFQSKVGVNPGGDCATSDLAVSNSIAAGGVGRLFGADSRVSGAGSNRKDDHVRLALAEHGDSQRNAFDDLAFVHHSLGSVDVSDVDLSTRVCGATWDVPFYINAMTGGSAKTGVINAAFAGAAAATGLAMASGSQHAAIRDPQLEPTFTAIRKHDPSGFVFANVGLSVSVEQALRAIEMIGADALQVHINAAQELVMPEGARDFETWPERIAAIVKASPVPVMAKEVGFGMSARTVRQLSDLGVCTVDVSGRGGTDFARIENARRAGHEYGYMAGWGQSTALCLLGLSTNKCNMSNNSGVVDSVSNSDGIARDASSCADEASKAGYKATHYSETAMAVLASGGVRNPLDVVKALALGARAVGVSGHFLQVLNADGKDGLIAEINGWKNQVRSLMALLGAKTVADLRHTGLLVTGKTAEEARLLGVDLAALARRL from the coding sequence ATGAGCGGTAGGCGAGCCCAGGAACCAGGCAGCAGCGTAGCGACGGCCCCTGGAAAGCTGTATATCGCCGGCGAATATGCCGTGGTCGAGCACGGCCATCCCGCAATCCTCATCGCCGTTAATCGGCTCCTGACCGCCCGCATCACCGAACACGACACTTCCGCCGCCCAACTTCAGCCCTTCGGCGTCGATCCCGTCGGCCGTATCCATTCCGCGGGCCACCCCGAAGCGTCGGTGACGTGGCGGCGTCGGGCCGGACGCGCGGTGCCCGACGTGGAGCAGCCGGGTGCGGCGTTCGTGCTTTCCGTCATCCACGCGGTCGAGGAATTGGCGCAACAGCAGGGCAAAGACCTCAAAATCTACGACGTCAATATCGAAAGCGAGCTTGATGACGCCTCCGGCCGCAAGTATGGGCTCGGCTCGTCGGCTGCGGTGACGGTGGCCATGATGAAGGCGCTGACCGCGTTCTATGGACTTGAACTCGAGCCGATGCAGCAATATAAACTCGCCTTTGTCTCGGCCAGCCGGGCGCAGAAAGTCGGCTCCGGCGGCGATTTGGCTGCGAGCCTGTTCGGCGGCTGCATCCGTTTCACGGCGGTCGACCGTCAGTGGGTCACCAATCGCTTGCAGGACACGGCGTTAGGCGACCTGATTAACATGCCCTGGCCTGGGCTGAGCATTGCGCGGCTTCGTGCGTTCGAGCCCGGCAGCAATCTGCATCTGATGATCGGATGGACCGGGAACCCGGCTTCCACGCCGTCGCTGGTCGGTCATGTCCAGCAACAGAGCGCGGCCGAACATGAACGGTTGTATCAGGACTTTTTGAACGGCAGCGATGCGTGCGTCGACGCGTTGGCGAAGGCGTTGGTCGCCGATGATGAACAGGCCGTCATCGCGCATGTGCGTCAGGCTCGCAAGCTGCTGCAGAACCTTTCATCGTTTACCGGCGTGACCATCGAGACGCCGGCCTTGCGCGCTTTGGTCGAAGTGGCCGAAAACCATGGAGCTGCGGCGAAAAGCTCCGGTGCGGGCGGCGGCGACTGCGGCATCGCGATTGCCGGGCCCAGTGCTGACAGGGCCGCCGTCACGCGTGGTTGGCAGGAGCAAAGCATCGTTCCGCTGGATTTGTCGGTGCAGGCCCCCCGGATTCAGCTTGCCGATTGGATGGGTGGAGCCGGGGATTTCGTGCCTGGTGAAGGTGCCGGCGGTGTGGGGGCCTATCGAAATTTTCAAAGTAAAGTCGGCGTCAACCCGGGCGGCGACTGCGCAACAAGTGATTTGGCGGTTTCGAATTCGATTGCTGCCGGCGGTGTGGGCCGGTTGTTCGGTGCGGATTCGCGGGTTTCCGGTGCCGGCTCGAATCGTAAGGACGACCACGTTCGTCTCGCGCTCGCCGAGCACGGTGACAGCCAACGCAACGCTTTCGACGATCTGGCCTTTGTCCATCACAGTTTGGGCAGTGTCGACGTCAGTGATGTCGACCTGTCCACGCGAGTTTGCGGCGCAACCTGGGACGTGCCGTTCTATATCAATGCGATGACCGGTGGGTCGGCGAAAACCGGTGTCATCAACGCGGCCTTCGCCGGTGCCGCTGCCGCGACCGGCTTGGCCATGGCCTCCGGTTCACAGCATGCCGCCATCCGTGACCCGCAGCTCGAGCCGACGTTCACTGCGATCCGCAAGCATGACCCCTCTGGCTTTGTCTTCGCCAATGTCGGGCTTTCAGTGAGCGTCGAGCAAGCTCTGCGTGCTATCGAGATGATTGGGGCCGATGCCCTGCAGGTTCATATCAATGCCGCACAGGAGCTGGTGATGCCCGAGGGCGCACGCGACTTCGAGACATGGCCGGAGCGTATCGCCGCCATCGTCAAGGCCTCGCCGGTGCCGGTGATGGCCAAGGAGGTCGGCTTCGGCATGAGTGCGCGTACCGTCCGTCAGCTGTCGGATTTGGGTGTGTGTACCGTCGATGTGAGCGGCCGTGGCGGTACCGATTTCGCGCGTATCGAGAACGCGAGACGGGCCGGTCACGAATACGGTTATATGGCCGGTTGGGGCCAGTCCACGGCGTTGTGCCTGTTGGGATTGTCGACAAATAAATGCAATATGTCAAATAATAGTGGCGTTGTCGATTCTGTCTCGAATTCCGACGGCATTGCAAGGGATGCCAGCTCGTGTGCGGATGAGGCAAGCAAGGCCGGCTATAAAGCAACTCATTACAGCGAAACCGCCATGGCGGTGCTGGCTTCCGGCGGTGTGCGCAACCCGCTTGACGTAGTGAAGGCGCTCGCCTTGGGGGCGCGGGCTGTCGGTGTCTCCGGCCATTTCCTGCAAGTGCTCAACGCAGACGGGAAAGACGGCTTGATCGCCGAAATCAACGGATGGAAGAATCAGGTGCGCTCGCTGATGGCGTTGCTCGGCGCAAAAACCGTTGCGGATTTGCGGCATACCGGTTTGCTGGTCACCGGCAAAACCGCTGAAGAGGCGCGTTTGCTGGGGGTCGATTTGGCGGCTCTGGCACGTCGTCTTTGA
- a CDS encoding phenylpyruvate tautomerase MIF-related protein → MPVIHTHVSVSTTPEQREALKAAYGKAITAVPGKTESWLMCPFEDNMPIYFGGTSSLPAAYVEVNVMGEPGSVDRAVWESMSKQIMTALHDELGVPEDRTYIRYTATGDWGWNGGNF, encoded by the coding sequence ATGCCAGTCATCCATACCCACGTTTCCGTTTCCACCACTCCCGAGCAGCGCGAGGCGTTGAAGGCCGCGTACGGCAAGGCCATCACCGCCGTCCCCGGCAAGACCGAGAGCTGGCTGATGTGCCCGTTCGAGGACAACATGCCGATCTATTTCGGCGGAACCAGCAGCTTGCCGGCCGCCTACGTCGAGGTCAACGTCATGGGAGAGCCGGGAAGCGTCGACCGCGCTGTTTGGGAATCGATGTCGAAGCAGATCATGACCGCGCTTCACGATGAGCTCGGCGTCCCGGAAGACCGCACCTACATCCGCTATACGGCCACCGGCGACTGGGGATGGAACGGCGGGAATTTCTGA
- a CDS encoding ribokinase, translating to MSATTLLHSISGSISIVGSMNADYTVTAARLPKPGETIAGGPLKILPGGKSGNQAAAAAKLGAQVNMFGAVGSDKNADFLLSQLNDAGVDTSHVLHVEGASGTTVITVDDNGENTIVYSAGSNGKVSTDYINAQKDVLLQSSVLGLCLESPIDTVTATAKMCHDAGIKVLLNDSPFTDKLPDDLIEYSDVLLVNEHEMAQLLNIAEPGNGDWLGMDWNYIARSMHEFGFKEAVVTLGGDGAMVIENDRTYHVNAAKINAVDTTGCGDAFMGTLLAGLSSGFSLNDSASLASYVAAYAATDYGAQASYGTSDQIEAFFSKDRD from the coding sequence ATGAGCGCAACGACCCTTCTACACAGTATTTCCGGATCCATCAGCATCGTTGGATCGATGAATGCGGACTATACCGTCACAGCCGCACGCCTTCCCAAACCAGGAGAGACCATTGCCGGTGGCCCTCTGAAGATCCTCCCCGGCGGAAAATCGGGGAACCAGGCGGCGGCCGCGGCCAAGCTCGGGGCGCAGGTCAACATGTTCGGCGCAGTCGGCAGTGACAAGAACGCCGATTTCCTCCTTTCCCAACTCAACGACGCCGGTGTCGACACCTCGCACGTCCTGCACGTCGAAGGCGCCAGCGGCACCACGGTGATCACCGTTGACGATAACGGCGAAAACACCATCGTCTACTCCGCAGGGTCCAACGGCAAGGTAAGCACCGACTACATCAACGCCCAGAAAGACGTTCTGCTGCAGTCCTCAGTGCTCGGCCTGTGCCTGGAAAGCCCCATCGACACCGTCACGGCAACGGCGAAAATGTGCCACGACGCAGGCATCAAAGTGCTCCTGAACGATTCGCCGTTCACCGATAAGCTGCCCGACGACCTGATCGAGTACTCTGACGTGCTGCTGGTCAACGAGCACGAAATGGCGCAGCTGCTCAACATCGCCGAACCCGGCAACGGGGACTGGCTGGGAATGGACTGGAACTACATCGCACGCTCGATGCACGAGTTCGGTTTCAAAGAAGCCGTGGTCACGCTCGGTGGCGACGGTGCCATGGTTATCGAAAACGATCGGACCTATCATGTCAACGCCGCCAAAATCAATGCCGTCGACACCACCGGCTGCGGCGACGCCTTCATGGGGACGCTGCTGGCCGGTCTGTCCTCAGGATTCTCGCTGAACGATTCCGCCTCTTTGGCTTCCTATGTGGCGGCCTACGCGGCGACGGATTACGGCGCACAAGCCTCATACGGCACCAGCGATCAGATCGAGGCCTTCTTCAGCAAAGACCGCGACTGA
- a CDS encoding YwiC-like family protein, translating to MWLPDQPGAWVMALFPALGGIVIGGPSWRNVWLLIAWALCYCFQFSAARWLAVRAHEVKTERKRRPKAQNSNNTNATNSMTKGSSNPTSSRVRQHPDRPNALHPDTNRTHAPHKARHSSIYLTATTVYLIAVAVIGIPLLVSTPKLLWWIPPYVVIAALSFLAAWRRSERTLWGNAVSVIAAGCMSLLATSLGSKFFIMTSAHESLGARLSPIGLHLASTSQHSSQFFLGSPLLPKAGAVAALGFILTEYASVVFVKTMFRQYGHSGYYALSVIYHAALAALGFAAPVLLQNFAGMALPHGVAETSLLWGIAATMLLLIAIVFPRLKRLKAMQVGGIEAFTSLMNLVIIAIALA from the coding sequence ATCTGGCTACCCGACCAGCCCGGGGCATGGGTCATGGCACTTTTCCCGGCACTCGGGGGCATTGTCATCGGCGGGCCCTCTTGGCGCAACGTCTGGCTGCTCATCGCATGGGCACTGTGCTACTGCTTCCAATTCTCAGCGGCCCGCTGGCTCGCCGTCCGCGCGCACGAGGTCAAAACCGAGCGAAAACGCCGACCCAAAGCCCAAAATTCCAACAATACCAATGCCACGAATTCGATGACGAAAGGCTCGTCGAACCCAACTTCAAGCCGAGTCCGCCAACACCCGGACCGACCCAATGCACTTCACCCAGACACGAACCGCACCCACGCTCCGCACAAGGCACGTCATTCGAGCATCTATCTCACTGCGACGACGGTCTATCTCATCGCCGTAGCGGTTATCGGCATACCGCTTCTGGTTTCCACGCCCAAACTGCTGTGGTGGATCCCTCCTTATGTCGTCATCGCCGCGCTTTCGTTCCTCGCGGCTTGGCGACGCAGCGAACGAACGCTTTGGGGCAATGCCGTCTCCGTCATCGCAGCCGGCTGCATGAGCCTACTGGCCACCTCGCTCGGCTCGAAGTTCTTCATAATGACCAGCGCGCACGAAAGCCTCGGGGCCAGATTGTCGCCGATCGGCCTTCACCTTGCCTCGACGTCGCAGCATTCATCGCAGTTTTTTCTCGGTTCGCCGCTACTGCCGAAAGCCGGGGCCGTCGCCGCGCTCGGTTTCATCCTCACCGAATACGCCTCGGTCGTTTTTGTCAAAACCATGTTTCGTCAGTACGGCCATTCCGGTTATTACGCACTGTCGGTCATCTACCACGCCGCCCTCGCCGCGCTCGGATTCGCCGCACCTGTGCTGCTACAGAATTTTGCCGGCATGGCATTGCCGCACGGCGTCGCCGAAACCAGCCTGCTTTGGGGCATCGCCGCCACCATGCTGCTGCTAATTGCCATCGTTTTCCCACGCCTCAAGCGACTGAAGGCCATGCAGGTCGGCGGCATCGAGGCCTTCACCAGTCTGATGAACCTCGTCATCATCGCAATCGCGTTGGCATAG
- a CDS encoding LacI family DNA-binding transcriptional regulator has protein sequence MNHKATLKDIAKACGVSVTAVSLVLNNRPTRMSAEKRELIAKTAKQLHYVPNQAARSLATNQSMLLALLIPDIENMFFASLSKALEDISNASGYSLLIANSDDSWKAEHRLLRQFASRGVDGLFLIPSRESVKDSSKLRQDVEGLDFPVVITDRLVSDNWCDAVGTDNFIGGKLAAQRLIAEGHRRIACVSGDTRTGNDNRRMAGFHAGLEEAGLQLEPELNVVGNYRFDGGYHAADRILDANATAVFCGNDLMALGFIRRLEERGLSCPKDCSVIGYDNISERFGFNHALSTVDQNITAVAKACHDLISTHLGPRKANADSKPWIEAPKQRLIKPKLVDRSTVSSVPAL, from the coding sequence ATGAATCACAAGGCGACATTGAAAGATATCGCAAAAGCCTGCGGCGTCTCAGTCACGGCAGTCTCCCTAGTCCTCAACAACCGTCCGACACGCATGTCTGCGGAGAAACGCGAACTTATCGCAAAAACCGCCAAACAGCTGCACTACGTACCCAATCAGGCGGCTCGCAGCCTGGCCACCAACCAATCCATGCTGCTCGCGTTGCTGATACCCGATATCGAGAACATGTTCTTCGCCTCGCTTTCCAAGGCATTGGAAGACATCAGCAACGCAAGCGGCTATTCGCTGCTCATCGCGAACTCGGACGATTCCTGGAAAGCCGAGCACCGCCTGCTCCGGCAATTCGCCTCACGCGGCGTCGACGGACTCTTCCTGATCCCCTCAAGAGAGTCGGTCAAAGATTCCTCAAAGCTGCGACAAGACGTTGAGGGCTTGGATTTCCCCGTGGTCATCACCGACCGATTGGTCAGCGACAACTGGTGCGACGCCGTCGGCACCGACAACTTCATCGGTGGTAAACTCGCCGCCCAACGGCTCATCGCCGAGGGGCACCGTCGAATCGCATGCGTCTCAGGAGACACCCGCACCGGCAACGACAACCGCCGTATGGCCGGATTCCACGCCGGTCTCGAAGAAGCCGGGCTGCAACTGGAACCCGAGCTCAATGTCGTGGGCAACTACCGTTTCGACGGAGGCTATCACGCGGCGGACCGCATCCTCGACGCCAATGCAACCGCGGTATTCTGCGGCAACGATCTCATGGCCCTCGGCTTTATCCGTCGACTCGAGGAACGGGGCCTCTCCTGCCCCAAAGACTGTTCGGTCATCGGCTACGACAACATCTCCGAACGTTTCGGGTTCAATCACGCACTCAGCACTGTCGACCAGAACATCACCGCCGTCGCCAAAGCCTGCCACGACCTGATTTCGACCCACTTGGGACCGAGGAAGGCGAATGCAGATAGCAAACCCTGGATCGAGGCCCCAAAGCAGCGCCTTATCAAGCCCAAACTGGTCGACCGGTCAACCGTATCCAGCGTTCCGGCGCTATGA
- a CDS encoding DNA-3-methyladenine glycosylase, producing the protein MFPAFLNEDAETVARRLLGCTLAREIDGETLTVRIVETEAYDQLDPASHTFHGKSERNRAMFGPSGHAYIYLVYGTNLCMNVTAFEEGFGAGALIRAAEPMDMRTAEIIEERRGGRRIKDCLNGPGKICKSLGITMDLYGHDLRTPPLKLEAGSLRSGERVETTQRIGITKAKDRPRRFIIAGNPYLSR; encoded by the coding sequence ATGTTTCCTGCATTTCTGAACGAGGACGCTGAAACCGTGGCGCGGCGGTTGCTCGGCTGCACGTTGGCGCGCGAGATCGACGGCGAGACTTTGACCGTTCGCATCGTCGAAACCGAGGCTTACGACCAGCTTGACCCCGCGAGCCATACGTTTCACGGGAAAAGCGAGCGAAATCGAGCGATGTTCGGTCCGTCCGGCCACGCCTATATCTACCTGGTCTATGGCACGAATCTGTGCATGAACGTCACCGCATTCGAGGAGGGTTTCGGCGCGGGTGCGCTTATCCGTGCCGCCGAACCGATGGATATGCGAACCGCTGAAATTATCGAAGAACGCCGTGGTGGAAGGCGCATCAAGGACTGCCTCAATGGGCCGGGCAAAATCTGCAAGTCGCTTGGCATCACCATGGATTTGTACGGCCACGACCTGCGCACGCCTCCGCTCAAGCTGGAAGCGGGCTCGTTGCGTTCCGGTGAACGTGTCGAGACCACACAGCGTATCGGCATCACCAAGGCCAAGGACCGGCCGCGTCGTTTCATCATCGCCGGCAACCCGTATCTTTCGCGCTGA
- a CDS encoding nucleoside hydrolase: protein MKKKIILDLDTGVDDTLAISYILGSPEVELIGITSTFGNVLVEQGIRNDLAITDLLGHSEVPVYRGESHALKADSFTVSDISAFIHGKNGIGDIEIPDSPRKAETDMSAVDFIIDSVHKYGKDLIFVPTGAETNIATALQKAPEIKDEIGGIVMMGGALTVCGNSDAWTEANISQDPEACDILFRSGAPVTMIGLDVTLQTLMTYKDSQVWRDIDTPASRFLADMVDFYIKAYETTSPHLGGCGLHDPLAAAVAVDPTLVKTLPINMKVDLEGPTRGRTIGDNTRLNDPKKTAQVAVEVDVERFLHEFMTRIGNVAAAAK, encoded by the coding sequence ATGAAGAAGAAAATCATTCTGGACCTGGACACCGGCGTCGACGACACCCTCGCTATCTCCTACATCCTTGGTAGCCCCGAAGTCGAACTGATCGGCATCACCAGCACGTTCGGCAATGTGCTCGTCGAACAGGGCATTCGCAACGATCTTGCGATCACCGACCTGCTGGGCCACTCCGAGGTTCCGGTCTACCGCGGCGAATCGCACGCGCTGAAGGCCGACTCCTTCACCGTCTCCGACATCTCCGCGTTCATCCACGGCAAGAACGGCATCGGCGACATCGAGATCCCCGATTCTCCGCGCAAGGCCGAAACCGACATGAGCGCCGTCGACTTCATCATCGACTCCGTTCATAAGTACGGCAAGGACCTCATCTTCGTGCCGACCGGAGCCGAGACCAACATCGCCACAGCTCTGCAAAAGGCCCCTGAAATCAAGGACGAGATCGGCGGAATCGTCATGATGGGCGGCGCCCTGACCGTATGCGGCAACTCCGACGCCTGGACCGAAGCGAACATCTCGCAGGATCCCGAAGCATGCGACATCCTCTTCCGTTCCGGCGCACCGGTGACCATGATCGGCCTCGATGTCACGCTGCAGACGCTCATGACCTACAAGGACAGCCAGGTCTGGCGCGATATCGACACCCCGGCAAGCCGCTTCCTCGCCGATATGGTCGACTTCTACATCAAGGCCTACGAGACCACCTCCCCGCATCTTGGCGGATGCGGCCTGCACGACCCACTCGCCGCCGCAGTGGCCGTCGACCCGACGCTGGTCAAGACCCTGCCGATCAACATGAAGGTCGACCTCGAAGGACCGACCCGCGGCCGCACCATCGGCGACAACACCCGCCTCAACGACCCGAAGAAGACGGCGCAGGTGGCGGTCGAGGTCGACGTGGAGCGCTTCCTGCACGAGTTCATGACCCGCATCGGCAACGTTGCGGCAGCAGCGAAGTAA
- a CDS encoding histidine phosphatase family protein encodes MSKKWLAGLLAVGTLLFGGCGATSAADKPEQPQTKPAAVTIYLTRHGKTMFNELNKVQGWSDTPLTKDGEKVAVDLGKGLKKHNITFKSVYSSDLKRAHDTASAVLKGSGQKEPIHELEGLREACSGQFEGESLDNISAQQAQSAGFPSYEAYEAAKRPKSDDKWSWLDDAHYFADKSGYAESSQTVRKRMLRTIKKIGEDQSKNGGGNVLVVSHGMAINVMLAGMTDKYKSAPLENASVTKITYKDGKLNVLSIGDTSYLKEGEKL; translated from the coding sequence ATGAGCAAGAAATGGTTGGCTGGACTACTGGCGGTGGGCACGCTGCTTTTTGGCGGATGCGGAGCCACGTCGGCTGCGGACAAGCCGGAGCAGCCTCAGACAAAACCCGCGGCGGTGACCATCTATCTTACGCGACACGGGAAAACCATGTTCAATGAGCTGAATAAGGTTCAGGGCTGGTCGGATACGCCTCTCACCAAGGATGGCGAAAAGGTCGCCGTCGACCTTGGCAAGGGGCTGAAGAAGCATAACATCACGTTCAAGTCCGTGTATTCCAGCGATTTGAAGCGTGCGCACGATACCGCTTCGGCCGTGCTCAAGGGCTCCGGCCAGAAGGAGCCCATTCATGAGCTGGAAGGTCTGCGCGAGGCGTGCTCCGGCCAGTTCGAGGGTGAATCTCTCGACAACATCAGCGCGCAACAGGCGCAATCGGCAGGTTTCCCCTCGTATGAAGCGTACGAAGCCGCAAAACGCCCCAAGAGCGACGATAAATGGTCGTGGCTTGACGACGCCCATTACTTCGCGGACAAATCCGGTTACGCCGAAAGTTCCCAGACCGTTCGCAAGCGCATGCTGCGTACGATCAAGAAGATCGGCGAGGATCAGAGCAAGAACGGGGGCGGCAACGTCCTCGTGGTCAGCCACGGCATGGCCATCAATGTGATGCTCGCCGGCATGACGGACAAATACAAGAGCGCCCCTCTTGAGAACGCCAGCGTCACGAAGATCACGTACAAGGATGGAAAGCTGAACGTGCTCAGCATCGGCGACACGTCCTACCTCAAGGAAGGCGAGAAGCTCTAA